From a region of the Apibacter sp. B3706 genome:
- a CDS encoding DUF3108 domain-containing protein, which yields MKKLFTIVVTFLFFFIFISADYSTPSPTQFKDGEYLKYRIHYGFLNAGYATFTTNLVTYNEKTHYHVVGKGYSTGAVKLFFKVEDLYETYIDKSTMLSSKFIRKIREGSYVRDQTMVIDHTNKNITYTNNKSNTSKTYNYTGEMHDMLSAFYYLRNMNTDNYTAGDYINLNIFMDGETLNFKLKILNRETVSSSFGKVKCLKIRPYVLAGRVFKEKESVTMWVTDDSNHVPIQIKAELAVGSLKADLSSYKNLETPINFSK from the coding sequence ATGAAAAAATTATTTACGATAGTAGTTACGTTCTTATTCTTTTTTATATTTATATCAGCGGATTATTCAACGCCCTCTCCTACTCAATTTAAAGACGGGGAATATTTAAAGTACAGGATTCATTATGGTTTTTTAAATGCCGGATATGCTACTTTTACCACAAATTTGGTAACATATAATGAAAAAACTCACTATCATGTTGTTGGTAAAGGATATTCTACCGGTGCGGTAAAATTATTTTTTAAAGTGGAAGACCTATATGAAACTTATATAGATAAATCCACTATGCTTTCTTCTAAATTTATACGTAAAATTCGCGAAGGTTCCTATGTAAGAGATCAAACGATGGTCATTGATCATACGAATAAAAATATTACTTATACCAATAATAAATCCAATACTTCCAAAACCTATAATTATACGGGAGAAATGCACGATATGTTATCTGCATTTTATTATTTAAGAAATATGAATACCGATAATTATACAGCGGGCGATTATATTAATCTTAATATATTTATGGATGGTGAAACTCTAAATTTTAAACTTAAAATTTTGAATAGAGAAACAGTCTCTTCAAGTTTTGGAAAAGTAAAATGTTTAAAAATCAGACCCTATGTCCTTGCAGGAAGAGTTTTTAAAGAGAAAGAAAGTGTAACTATGTGGGTAACCGATGACTCAAATCATGTTCCAATTCAAATTAAAGCTGAATTAGCCGTTGGATCTTTAAAAGCCGATTTAAGTAGTTATAAAAATTTAGAAACTCCAATTAATTTTAGTAAATAA
- a CDS encoding NifU family protein: MQMNTLTDRINQALEEIRPFLMSDGGDVKLIEIKDNKVFVSFTGACSDCSINQSTLKLGIESTIKKHVPEIEEVISISE, from the coding sequence ATGCAAATGAATACATTAACAGACAGAATAAATCAAGCATTAGAAGAAATTCGTCCTTTTTTAATGTCCGATGGCGGCGATGTTAAACTTATAGAAATCAAAGATAATAAGGTTTTTGTAAGCTTTACCGGCGCATGCTCTGATTGTTCAATTAATCAAAGTACATTAAAATTAGGAATTGAATCAACTATAAAAAAACATGTACCCGAAATTGAAGAAGTAATAAGTATAAGCGAATAA
- a CDS encoding HipA family kinase codes for MELRSVHVTRYITPLREGGSLPALAEADDGFNYVIKFRGAGHGTKALISELIGGEIARLLGLNIPEIVFINLDEAFGRTEADEEIQDLLKASRGLNLGLHFLSGALTYDPVVTKVDSYLASKIVWLDAFLTNIDRTIKNTNMLIWHKELWLIDMGASLYFHHSWINWERLSVTPFAEIKNHVLLPFASHLEEIDQQCKELISLEKIGEIVNLIPDDWLDWRSSEESTQDIKNIYLEFLSNRLNNSQLFIKEANNARKTII; via the coding sequence ATGGAACTGAGAAGCGTACACGTTACAAGATACATTACCCCGTTGAGAGAAGGAGGTTCCTTACCTGCCTTGGCAGAAGCTGATGACGGGTTTAATTATGTAATTAAATTCAGGGGAGCAGGACACGGAACTAAGGCTTTAATATCTGAGTTAATTGGAGGGGAAATTGCGAGATTGTTAGGATTGAACATTCCTGAAATAGTATTTATCAACTTAGATGAAGCGTTTGGTCGTACGGAAGCTGATGAAGAAATACAAGATTTACTTAAAGCAAGTAGAGGATTAAATTTAGGTTTACATTTCTTGTCAGGAGCGTTAACTTATGATCCGGTGGTTACAAAGGTGGATTCCTATCTAGCCTCAAAAATTGTATGGTTAGATGCGTTTTTAACTAATATTGACAGAACGATTAAAAATACCAATATGCTTATTTGGCATAAAGAATTATGGCTGATTGATATGGGAGCTTCCTTATATTTTCATCATTCTTGGATAAACTGGGAACGATTATCGGTTACACCTTTTGCCGAAATTAAAAACCATGTGTTATTACCTTTTGCCTCGCACCTCGAAGAAATAGATCAACAGTGCAAAGAACTAATAAGTTTAGAAAAAATCGGTGAAATAGTAAATTTAATACCCGATGATTGGTTAGATTGGAGAAGTTCCGAAGAATCCACACAGGATATAAAAAATATTTATCTAGAATTCCTTTCTAACAGATTAAATAATTCACAACTATTTATAAAAGAAGCAAATAATGCAAGAAAAACGATTATATGA
- a CDS encoding DUF3037 domain-containing protein, translating to MQEKRLYEYSVIRLVPKVEREEFINVGIILFSKEAKFIKVEYIVDQEKIKCFSKDNTFDIDCIINALEAFKKISIGDSSGRGIAAMGIAERFRWLTSERSTMIQTSRPHPGFSSDLNQTFLKLFNELVM from the coding sequence ATGCAAGAAAAACGATTATATGAATATTCCGTCATACGATTGGTGCCGAAAGTTGAAAGAGAAGAATTTATAAATGTGGGAATTATTTTGTTTTCAAAAGAAGCTAAATTTATCAAAGTCGAATATATAGTTGATCAAGAGAAAATAAAATGTTTTAGTAAAGATAATACTTTTGATATTGATTGTATTATAAATGCGTTGGAAGCATTTAAAAAAATTAGTATAGGAGATTCTTCAGGACGAGGCATAGCTGCTATGGGTATTGCAGAAAGATTTCGTTGGCTAACTTCTGAAAGAAGTACTATGATTCAAACATCCAGACCACATCCCGGGTTTTCTTCGGATCTTAATCAAACATTTTTAAAATTATTTAACGAATTGGTAATGTAA
- a CDS encoding alpha-2-macroglobulin family protein — protein MKSIFLFLSFWIIQIGMAQVINYDKEWKEIDLEMKNGEFKSLLPKVNQLYIQAKKENNSSEIINSLIYQYLILSQTQEDKDNDPYKLVIQNFEKEMNSFKGITLSLTKSMLAKIYEDYSIRTRWERRNIIETEFHSNDISDWSTHQLMQKSFSLYKESIKNDQLHKKEKTLHWKNILNSDEDIELYPTLYDILVFRYIHALEKNDLPSEFILTQNTTDTKGSLDKKNKEEEINDLYKDLYEFHKNDPDKSAFLNVKLKQIENTIHSSETLKKKAALIENLANSYPTQKFSAYLYYKAASMNMNSNKEKAYSICKNVTYSENNPWTVNCKNLIEEIQKISLNASLDEVQLPNENIPLIIEATNINKVYYRIFQLNTDTNTMLNSTNSEFISNGIYSMVNKKQIRNGVLEWKSFSDFKTHSTLNKLEGLSEGNYMLELSTNSSFIPNQELNSEFNGTLYFMVHDWSIVKLGRYVNPLFQLLNRKTGKVYPTKSITVYKKQNKNIDSKNLLEPYTITTDSHGLFDLSKLSSKFGDTYIYIPSSHSYMKLPSSMYNDESDVIKNDIQKMSAFFTDRSIYRPGQKVFFKVILYTKDKDKTLVVKQQKVTLSLNNANGQEISTLNLTTNDYGSIFGEFILPQEGLTGNYYISSNFSNDTHYFSVEEYKRPKFEITFDDFSGNYKLDEQVESKGKALSYNGSPVSDAKVIYRVERKGLVPLYRMYYPMPYSDQSEIIAHGEVNTDKEGAFTISYLAKAKDVKKDNEYRYYTYILTVDVTDDTGETQTKKTKITLGDIPLQLTLHTPDVSTQKDFTKLIIQSTNLNEVKVYAQGMVNLYKLEGPSRILLPNKLAFVPEYQLYDKESFVRYFPHLPYAKDEQDPSAWKKEKINTYKFDTQISDTLNLSSPLSKGFYLVEAETVLGTDTVKTQRIIEIKDDKTLKSSDYEYFSVNASQSSYQVGEKIELNFFSDLKNSTAVLHLESNGKWIVHKEIPLIKGRGTYSFMATKNFISDGLFVLTYLVNENGYQVKSFQIEVVEKPKDLKIKTDVFRNKLIPGQKETWTLTISGNDKDKIAAEVLATMYDESLDQFAPTTFTFTPWKYYTYGVLYQSASTIGYNLISNRLSEKLPNLIYKNPKNVDLKDISIGTLYDGEVVATSAIAIPKNADYMQSDSNLENGLIGRNSIQKIINQDADVEKNLSQFKYRTNLEETAFFYPNLYTDEKGNVTFSFTSPEALTQWKLLILAHTKDLHTGTAEFHAQTQKDLMVVPNLPRFLREGDELTIRTKINNLTGKNITGNARLFLFDALTQKSVDNTFNNLSPVIPFKAELSKNTEVSWKIKVPKNIQAVSLRIVANAGNFSDGEESVLPILSDRVLITESIPINIKENETKEYHLDKLSTHSSKSLSPLSLNLEVASNPVWLAIFTIPYLKEYPYENSEQVFSRLYGNVLASFIVNTVPNIKNVLNDWNSKGINISNLEKNQELKNILLEETPWIRTGENETEEKKRISLLFDLNQMAQENAKVLDKLKNLQNPDGGFAWFEGGNSNAYITDNIIAGIGQLRKMLGIQYSTYIPNDLGQVIKKAIAYSDQNALDYIHKNQMEKTGEEGDLLQYYYVRSFWKDRYPLPLETENYSKEINRNFTKYFKKLDTQNKAMLAVTLHRFGYTTSAQTVLHNLKETSVKSENTGMYWKDNLAGWSRYQTPIESQTKIIEAFAEVTPRDINSVEEMKIWLLGNKQTNSWGSTKATTNALYALLNFGKDWSEGEKNVSIFSGNKQIYPSVDASLIQTTGYFKKTWNSEQMKSEIGDIKIEKTSPGIAWGGLYYQYIEDLDKINDAGNAIKIQKKLFKKTVSDQGFILQEITSKNYISIGDVITVRLILKADRDMYFIHIKDMGASGFEPVNIFSSYKYQNGLSYYESTRDSSTNFFFEHIRKGTYVFEYEVRATNKGEFSNGFTSVQSVYAPEMSAHSGVDYITIN, from the coding sequence ATGAAATCGATTTTTTTATTTTTAAGTTTTTGGATAATTCAAATAGGTATGGCACAAGTTATCAATTATGATAAAGAATGGAAGGAAATTGATTTAGAAATGAAGAATGGAGAGTTTAAATCTTTACTTCCTAAAGTTAATCAACTATACATTCAGGCAAAAAAAGAAAATAATTCTTCGGAAATTATTAATTCCTTGATATATCAATATCTAATCTTATCTCAAACTCAAGAGGATAAAGATAATGATCCGTACAAACTTGTAATCCAAAATTTTGAAAAGGAAATGAATTCTTTTAAAGGGATTACTTTGTCCTTAACAAAATCGATGTTAGCAAAAATTTATGAAGATTATTCAATTAGAACTCGTTGGGAAAGAAGAAATATTATAGAAACTGAATTTCATTCCAATGATATTAGCGATTGGTCCACCCATCAACTCATGCAAAAGAGTTTTTCCTTGTATAAAGAATCCATTAAAAATGATCAATTACATAAGAAAGAAAAAACATTACATTGGAAAAACATTTTAAATTCAGATGAAGATATAGAATTATATCCTACTTTATACGATATTTTAGTGTTTCGATATATCCATGCGTTAGAAAAAAACGACTTACCAAGCGAGTTTATTTTAACGCAGAATACAACAGATACCAAGGGGTCTTTGGATAAAAAGAATAAAGAAGAAGAAATTAACGATCTTTATAAAGATTTATACGAATTTCATAAAAATGATCCGGATAAATCAGCTTTTCTAAACGTTAAATTAAAACAAATTGAAAATACTATTCATTCTTCTGAAACTTTGAAGAAAAAAGCAGCTTTAATAGAGAATTTAGCAAATTCTTATCCGACTCAAAAATTTTCCGCCTATTTATATTACAAAGCTGCGAGTATGAATATGAATTCAAATAAAGAAAAAGCATATTCAATTTGTAAAAATGTTACCTATTCTGAAAATAATCCGTGGACTGTAAATTGTAAAAATCTTATCGAAGAAATTCAAAAAATATCCCTCAATGCCTCATTGGATGAAGTTCAATTACCAAATGAAAACATCCCGTTGATAATAGAAGCTACTAATATCAATAAAGTTTATTATCGAATTTTTCAGCTAAATACGGATACTAATACGATGTTAAATTCGACTAATTCAGAATTTATATCCAATGGAATTTATTCCATGGTAAATAAAAAACAGATCAGAAATGGTGTGTTGGAATGGAAGTCGTTTTCAGATTTTAAGACTCATTCCACGTTAAATAAATTGGAAGGTCTTTCCGAAGGAAATTATATGTTGGAATTGTCAACAAATTCATCATTTATACCCAATCAAGAATTAAATTCAGAGTTCAATGGAACCTTATACTTTATGGTCCATGATTGGAGTATTGTTAAATTAGGAAGATATGTAAATCCATTATTTCAATTATTAAATCGTAAAACGGGAAAGGTTTATCCAACTAAATCTATAACTGTATACAAAAAACAAAATAAAAATATAGATTCAAAAAATTTACTTGAGCCCTATACCATTACAACCGATTCACACGGACTTTTTGATTTATCTAAACTCAGCTCAAAATTTGGAGATACTTATATATATATTCCTTCTTCACATTCCTATATGAAACTTCCTTCAAGCATGTACAATGATGAAAGTGATGTAATTAAAAATGATATTCAAAAGATGAGTGCTTTTTTTACGGACAGATCCATCTATAGACCCGGACAAAAAGTTTTTTTTAAAGTAATACTTTATACTAAAGATAAGGATAAAACCTTAGTAGTAAAACAGCAAAAAGTGACTCTATCATTAAATAATGCGAATGGACAGGAAATTTCAACATTAAATTTAACTACAAATGATTACGGAAGTATATTTGGAGAGTTTATTCTGCCTCAAGAAGGTTTGACAGGAAATTATTATATATCTTCCAATTTCAGTAATGATACTCATTATTTTTCAGTAGAAGAATACAAAAGACCAAAATTTGAAATCACATTTGATGATTTTTCAGGAAATTATAAACTAGATGAACAGGTGGAAAGTAAAGGTAAAGCGTTATCATATAACGGATCGCCTGTTTCTGATGCAAAAGTTATTTACAGGGTTGAAAGAAAAGGTTTAGTACCTTTATATAGGATGTATTATCCCATGCCTTATTCAGATCAATCCGAAATAATAGCACATGGAGAAGTAAATACAGATAAAGAGGGAGCTTTTACAATTTCTTATCTCGCAAAGGCTAAAGATGTTAAAAAGGATAATGAATATAGATATTATACCTATATTTTAACCGTAGATGTTACAGATGATACCGGAGAAACCCAAACTAAAAAAACTAAAATTACATTGGGAGATATCCCTCTGCAACTAACCTTACATACACCGGATGTATCCACTCAAAAAGATTTTACTAAACTAATCATACAATCAACTAATTTAAATGAGGTAAAAGTATATGCTCAAGGGATGGTTAACCTATATAAATTAGAAGGTCCATCCAGAATACTTCTTCCAAATAAATTGGCATTCGTTCCGGAATATCAATTATACGATAAAGAATCATTTGTACGTTATTTTCCACATTTACCTTATGCTAAAGATGAGCAGGACCCTTCGGCATGGAAAAAAGAAAAAATAAATACCTATAAATTTGATACTCAAATATCTGATACTCTTAACCTTTCTTCTCCATTATCAAAAGGATTTTATTTAGTGGAAGCTGAAACTGTATTGGGTACTGATACCGTTAAAACTCAAAGAATTATTGAAATAAAAGATGATAAAACATTAAAATCATCAGATTATGAATATTTTAGCGTGAATGCCTCTCAATCATCATATCAGGTAGGAGAAAAAATTGAACTCAACTTTTTTTCTGATTTAAAAAATTCAACAGCCGTTTTACATTTGGAAAGTAACGGGAAATGGATAGTACATAAAGAAATACCTTTAATTAAAGGTAGAGGAACCTATTCCTTTATGGCAACTAAGAATTTTATTAGTGATGGATTATTTGTTTTAACTTATTTGGTTAATGAAAATGGATATCAAGTAAAAAGCTTTCAAATTGAGGTTGTTGAAAAACCTAAAGACTTAAAAATTAAAACTGATGTATTTAGAAATAAGCTAATTCCTGGACAAAAAGAAACTTGGACTTTGACTATTAGCGGGAATGATAAAGATAAAATTGCTGCAGAAGTACTGGCTACAATGTACGACGAGTCTTTAGATCAATTTGCTCCAACTACTTTCACATTCACTCCTTGGAAATATTATACGTATGGGGTATTATATCAATCGGCTTCTACCATTGGTTATAATCTCATTTCAAACAGATTATCAGAAAAGTTACCTAATTTAATTTATAAAAACCCAAAAAATGTTGATTTGAAGGATATATCCATAGGCACTTTATACGATGGGGAAGTGGTAGCTACTTCTGCAATTGCCATTCCTAAAAACGCTGATTATATGCAATCCGATTCAAATTTGGAAAATGGACTTATAGGAAGAAATAGTATACAAAAGATAATAAATCAAGATGCTGATGTAGAAAAGAATCTTTCTCAATTTAAATATCGTACGAATTTAGAAGAAACCGCATTCTTTTATCCTAATCTTTATACAGACGAGAAAGGTAACGTTACATTTTCATTTACCTCACCGGAGGCTTTAACTCAATGGAAACTTCTTATTTTAGCTCACACCAAAGATTTACATACGGGAACAGCCGAATTTCATGCACAAACTCAGAAAGATCTCATGGTGGTGCCTAATCTTCCCAGATTTTTAAGAGAAGGAGATGAACTAACGATACGTACAAAAATTAATAACTTAACCGGAAAAAATATAACAGGAAATGCACGGCTTTTTCTTTTTGATGCATTGACTCAAAAATCGGTAGATAATACATTTAATAATTTATCCCCTGTTATACCTTTCAAAGCAGAACTTTCTAAAAATACCGAAGTAAGTTGGAAAATTAAAGTTCCAAAAAATATTCAAGCCGTCAGTTTACGCATAGTTGCAAATGCAGGTAATTTTTCAGATGGTGAAGAAAGTGTACTTCCCATACTTTCCGATAGGGTATTAATCACCGAATCTATACCTATCAACATAAAAGAAAATGAAACAAAAGAATATCATTTAGATAAGCTTAGTACTCATTCTTCAAAGTCCTTATCTCCATTAAGTTTAAATCTGGAGGTTGCTAGTAACCCTGTATGGCTGGCTATATTTACCATTCCTTATTTAAAGGAATATCCCTATGAAAATTCGGAGCAAGTGTTTAGTCGTTTATATGGGAATGTATTGGCCTCTTTTATAGTAAATACCGTTCCGAATATTAAAAATGTATTAAATGATTGGAATTCTAAAGGGATCAACATATCCAATTTAGAAAAGAATCAAGAATTGAAAAATATACTATTAGAAGAAACCCCTTGGATACGTACCGGTGAAAATGAAACCGAAGAGAAAAAGAGAATTTCTTTGCTGTTCGATTTAAACCAAATGGCTCAAGAAAATGCTAAAGTTCTAGATAAACTTAAAAACTTGCAGAATCCTGATGGTGGTTTTGCTTGGTTTGAAGGAGGAAATTCTAATGCATATATAACTGATAATATTATTGCCGGAATAGGTCAACTCAGAAAAATGTTGGGCATTCAGTATTCGACATATATACCGAATGATCTGGGACAGGTGATTAAAAAAGCTATTGCATATTCCGATCAAAACGCTTTGGATTATATCCATAAAAATCAAATGGAAAAAACAGGAGAGGAGGGCGATTTACTACAGTATTATTATGTAAGAAGTTTTTGGAAAGATCGTTATCCATTACCGTTAGAAACAGAAAACTACAGTAAAGAGATTAACAGAAATTTTACAAAATATTTTAAAAAGTTAGATACACAAAATAAAGCGATGTTGGCCGTCACTTTGCATAGATTTGGATATACAACATCAGCGCAAACTGTGCTTCATAATTTGAAAGAAACATCGGTGAAATCAGAAAATACAGGTATGTATTGGAAAGATAATCTAGCCGGTTGGTCCAGATACCAAACACCGATCGAATCTCAAACTAAAATTATAGAAGCCTTTGCAGAGGTAACTCCCCGGGATATTAATTCTGTAGAAGAAATGAAAATTTGGCTGCTAGGTAATAAACAGACTAATTCTTGGGGCTCTACGAAAGCTACAACTAATGCTTTGTATGCTTTATTGAATTTTGGAAAAGATTGGTCTGAAGGAGAAAAAAATGTGAGCATTTTTAGTGGAAACAAGCAAATTTATCCATCAGTCGATGCTTCCTTGATTCAAACTACAGGATATTTTAAAAAAACATGGAATTCTGAGCAAATGAAATCGGAAATAGGAGATATAAAAATTGAGAAAACATCTCCCGGTATAGCTTGGGGAGGATTATATTATCAATATATTGAAGATTTAGATAAAATAAATGATGCAGGAAATGCAATTAAA
- a CDS encoding Mrp/NBP35 family ATP-binding protein: MASKEEIKNFLKEIEVDDLVRNVQIMGDTVIIDMLSHSPALHEKKRMETAMHTAFEQKFGKDVQLKLNISVEVPEKKDSRGNAIPGIKNIIAVASGKGGVGKSTVASNLATALVKMGFKVGLLDADIYGPSVPTMFDVTNEKPLSDNNKIIPVESYGVKLLSLGFFAGANQAVIWRGAMASKAIHQLLHDANWGELDFLLIDLPPGTGDIHLSIVQEVPVTGSVIVSTPQHVALTDVKKGVAMFQMPEINVPVLGLIENMAYFTPKELPNNKYYIFGKKGVKKLAESMDLPFLGEIPIIQSIREASDYGRPAVLQEDEMVSGIYMNLAKNMISSLVKRNEDLPPSEAVRITTMAGCSNN, from the coding sequence ATGGCAAGTAAAGAAGAAATTAAAAACTTTTTGAAGGAAATAGAGGTTGATGACTTAGTCAGGAATGTACAAATTATGGGTGATACCGTTATCATCGATATGCTTTCTCATTCACCTGCCCTACATGAAAAGAAAAGAATGGAAACAGCTATGCATACAGCTTTTGAACAAAAGTTTGGAAAAGATGTACAGCTTAAATTGAATATTTCAGTAGAAGTACCGGAAAAAAAAGATTCCAGAGGAAATGCTATTCCGGGTATTAAAAATATAATTGCAGTTGCTTCAGGAAAAGGCGGTGTCGGAAAATCTACCGTTGCATCCAACTTGGCAACAGCCTTAGTTAAAATGGGATTTAAAGTGGGCTTATTGGACGCTGATATATACGGACCTTCGGTTCCTACCATGTTTGATGTTACCAATGAAAAGCCTTTATCAGATAATAATAAAATTATACCTGTGGAAAGTTACGGAGTAAAGCTCCTTTCATTAGGATTTTTTGCAGGAGCCAACCAGGCGGTTATTTGGAGAGGAGCTATGGCTTCCAAAGCGATCCACCAATTACTTCATGATGCCAATTGGGGCGAATTGGATTTCCTTCTTATAGACCTTCCTCCGGGAACCGGAGATATACATCTATCGATCGTACAAGAAGTTCCCGTAACCGGATCCGTAATCGTTAGTACACCGCAACATGTGGCCCTGACCGATGTAAAAAAGGGGGTGGCTATGTTCCAAATGCCCGAAATTAATGTACCTGTTCTTGGTTTAATTGAGAATATGGCTTATTTTACACCAAAAGAATTACCGAATAATAAATATTATATTTTCGGAAAAAAAGGTGTTAAAAAATTAGCTGAATCTATGGACCTTCCTTTCCTAGGTGAAATTCCTATCATACAATCCATCAGAGAGGCTTCTGATTACGGAAGACCGGCCGTATTGCAAGAAGATGAAATGGTATCCGGAATTTATATGAACTTGGCTAAAAATATGATAAGCAGCCTGGTCAAAAGAAATGAAGATTTACCACCTTCAGAAGCGGTAAGAATTACAACAATGGCAGGATGTTCCAACAATTAA